In Deinococcus misasensis DSM 22328, one DNA window encodes the following:
- a CDS encoding deoxynucleoside kinase: protein MYLVTEGLIGVGKTSLSRLLAQKYQASLTLEVVEDNPFLGGFYADMDRYAFQVQVFFLLSRFKQLQHVTQGDLFHQNHVSDYMFDKDFVFASMNLKDHEFDLYQELYAQLKPKLAHPDLVVYLRAEPEFVKERILKRGREFELDMPLDYLRNLSQHYDRFFETYPGRVLCINAADYDFVGRPEDALKILGEIEEALQCTLQ, encoded by the coding sequence GTGTATTTGGTCACTGAAGGTCTCATTGGTGTTGGCAAAACCAGCCTGAGCCGCTTGCTGGCTCAGAAGTATCAGGCGTCTCTGACGCTGGAAGTCGTGGAAGACAATCCCTTTCTGGGGGGATTTTATGCGGACATGGACCGCTATGCATTTCAGGTGCAGGTGTTTTTTCTGCTGTCGCGCTTCAAGCAGTTGCAGCATGTGACGCAGGGGGATTTGTTTCACCAGAACCATGTGTCGGATTACATGTTTGACAAAGACTTCGTGTTTGCCAGCATGAACCTCAAGGACCATGAGTTTGACCTGTATCAGGAGCTTTACGCGCAACTCAAACCCAAACTGGCCCACCCTGATCTGGTGGTTTACCTGCGTGCCGAACCCGAGTTCGTCAAAGAACGCATCCTGAAACGGGGCCGCGAGTTTGAGCTGGACATGCCTCTGGATTACCTGAGGAACCTCTCTCAGCACTATGACCGGTTTTTTGAAACCTATCCGGGGCGGGTGCTGTGCATCAATGCCGCCGATTATGACTTTGTGGGCAGGCCAGAGGACGCCTTAAAAATCCTTGGGGAGATTGAGGAGGCCCTGCAATGTACATTGCAGTGA
- a CDS encoding GNAT family N-acetyltransferase — MHLLRALPGDAPELARLNRELIQDEGHRNPMGLRELTERMQGFLTDEWEATFFMHNDEKVGYALYKFGTDAFDARIQTVYLRQFFIGFPYRRQGLGRQAFECLKTQVFQEARIHIEVLTQNEQGVAFWKAMGFKAYSLHMHT; from the coding sequence ATGCACCTGCTCAGAGCCCTGCCCGGAGATGCCCCCGAACTCGCCCGACTGAACCGCGAATTGATTCAGGACGAGGGGCACCGCAACCCCATGGGCCTGCGTGAACTCACCGAACGCATGCAGGGCTTTTTGACCGACGAATGGGAAGCCACCTTTTTCATGCACAACGATGAAAAGGTCGGGTACGCCCTCTACAAATTCGGCACCGATGCCTTTGATGCCCGCATCCAGACCGTTTACCTGAGGCAGTTTTTCATTGGTTTTCCTTACCGCAGACAGGGCCTCGGGCGGCAGGCTTTTGAGTGCCTCAAAACCCAGGTGTTTCAGGAAGCCCGAATCCACATCGAGGTCCTGACCCAGAATGAACAGGGTGTGGCGTTCTGGAAGGCAATGGGGTTTAAGGCCTACAGTTTGCACATGCACACATGA
- a CDS encoding MSMEG_1061 family FMN-dependent PPOX-type flavoprotein produces MPDFSHVVTSVEELTQILGGEPSPLVQRKKRTRLDEHARKFIEHAPFLVLCTSNHQGLCDASPKGDPRGFVKILDDQTLLIPERPGNRLADGYKNILSNPQVGLLFFIPGKSETFRVNGIAQIITDPEHLSTLEVQGKTPKLALAVTVQECFAHCGKAVLRSKLWGDQRDTAPEVDMAAMIAAHASSEPEQVRAALDESYRERMY; encoded by the coding sequence ATGCCCGACTTTTCACATGTGGTGACTTCTGTGGAGGAATTGACCCAAATTCTGGGTGGAGAACCCAGTCCTCTGGTCCAGAGAAAGAAAAGAACCCGTCTGGATGAACACGCCAGAAAGTTCATTGAGCATGCCCCTTTTCTGGTGCTGTGCACCTCCAACCATCAGGGCTTGTGTGACGCTTCGCCCAAAGGGGATCCCAGAGGTTTTGTGAAAATTCTGGATGACCAGACCCTTCTGATTCCCGAGCGTCCGGGCAACCGTCTGGCCGATGGTTACAAGAACATCCTGTCCAATCCACAGGTGGGATTGCTGTTCTTCATTCCGGGCAAATCAGAGACTTTCCGTGTAAATGGTATCGCGCAGATCATCACCGATCCAGAGCACCTGTCCACTTTGGAGGTGCAGGGCAAGACCCCGAAACTGGCTCTGGCGGTCACGGTACAGGAGTGCTTTGCGCACTGTGGAAAAGCGGTTTTGCGCTCGAAGTTGTGGGGCGATCAAAGGGACACTGCTCCAGAGGTGGACATGGCAGCCATGATTGCTGCCCATGCCAGCAGTGAACCCGAGCAGGTCCGTGCTGCCCTCGACGAGAGCTACCGGGAGCGCATGTATTGA
- a CDS encoding nucleotidyltransferase family protein: MRRAVVVLAAGQSSRMGEHKLLLPLQGKAVVRHAVKTALEADIGEVFVVLGRDAVQVAGVLSDLPCSFLMNPQFQSGMGSSFRVAAEMLGHMDRLVFMLADMPFVSVKTLKEVASTEADLVSCQYGAFQAPPVQFSKQFFPELLTLQEGAKPILQKHRESLVLIQADLSEALDLDTPEDYSKAISKVSEALEP; the protein is encoded by the coding sequence ATGCGCAGGGCGGTGGTGGTGCTGGCAGCAGGCCAGTCGTCCAGAATGGGGGAGCACAAATTGTTGCTCCCCTTGCAGGGCAAAGCGGTGGTGCGTCATGCCGTGAAAACAGCTCTGGAAGCAGACATCGGTGAGGTGTTTGTGGTGCTGGGTCGGGATGCGGTTCAGGTGGCAGGTGTGCTTTCTGACCTCCCATGCAGTTTTCTGATGAACCCTCAGTTCCAGAGCGGAATGGGGAGCAGTTTCAGGGTTGCAGCAGAAATGCTGGGTCACATGGACCGTCTGGTGTTCATGCTGGCCGACATGCCTTTTGTATCGGTCAAGACCCTGAAGGAAGTGGCAAGTACAGAAGCAGATCTGGTGTCCTGCCAGTATGGTGCATTTCAGGCCCCTCCAGTGCAGTTTTCAAAACAGTTTTTTCCAGAGTTGCTCACTTTGCAAGAAGGGGCCAAACCCATCCTGCAAAAACACCGTGAATCGCTGGTTTTGATTCAGGCCGACCTTTCAGAGGCTCTGGATCTGGACACCCCGGAAGATTACAGCAAAGCGATTTCGAAGGTTTCTGAAGCTCTGGAACCGTGA
- a CDS encoding XdhC family protein: MQLSPFELIGQFAALQARALPFALVTVVQTGGQKSRRLGAKMFVLKDGTCLGSVGYGSCKDQDIQKNALRAIAEQTPLMLELGEEDPDSLEGGLSCSGHFTVLIEPVEQVFESWNDALNLLNQRKSCVLITDLKTLERRVSLDLSRCPETVMLSGNLLLERWIPEIQVLVVGQTQVAGLLLKLARSMGYEAQFYDPAQHSLTELDPHTALVVTSHNYAEEIEVLSEALQSEAGYLAVLSSQRRASTLRTYLQDLGFQNTDRIHGPAGFDLGSNHPRTIALGILAELTQTLHGSRASETFEIALL, from the coding sequence ATGCAGCTTTCCCCCTTTGAACTGATCGGCCAGTTTGCAGCACTGCAAGCCAGAGCGCTCCCTTTTGCACTGGTCACGGTGGTCCAAACCGGAGGTCAAAAATCCCGCAGGCTGGGGGCAAAAATGTTTGTGCTGAAGGACGGAACCTGCTTGGGATCGGTGGGGTACGGAAGCTGCAAAGATCAGGACATCCAGAAAAACGCTTTAAGGGCCATCGCAGAACAGACCCCCCTGATGCTTGAATTGGGCGAAGAGGACCCGGATTCTTTGGAAGGGGGCCTCAGTTGCTCTGGGCACTTCACCGTGCTCATCGAGCCTGTTGAACAGGTTTTTGAAAGTTGGAACGATGCTCTAAACTTGCTGAACCAGAGGAAATCCTGCGTACTGATCACCGATCTGAAGACCCTGGAACGCAGGGTCAGTCTGGACCTTTCCAGATGCCCTGAGACCGTGATGCTTTCAGGCAACCTGCTGCTGGAACGCTGGATCCCTGAAATTCAGGTTCTGGTGGTGGGCCAGACGCAGGTTGCAGGCCTCCTGCTGAAATTGGCCAGAAGCATGGGTTATGAGGCTCAATTTTATGATCCAGCTCAGCACAGCTTGACCGAACTGGACCCGCACACCGCTCTGGTGGTCACCTCCCACAACTACGCCGAGGAAATCGAGGTGCTGTCTGAAGCCCTGCAAAGCGAAGCGGGCTATCTGGCGGTGCTTTCCAGCCAGAGGAGGGCCAGCACCTTGCGCACCTACCTGCAAGATCTGGGTTTTCAGAACACAGACCGGATTCATGGTCCAGCAGGTTTTGATCTGGGAAGCAACCATCCCCGCACCATCGCTCTGGGGATCCTTGCGGAATTGACCCAAACCCTTCACGGTTCCAGAGCTTCAGAAACCTTCGAAATCGCTTTGCTGTAA
- a CDS encoding (2Fe-2S)-binding protein → MKLNINGKNYETSAEPSDMLVWVIRDELGLTGTKFGCGIGFCGSCTVHVNGQPTRACITPVQAVQNARIRTIEGLKTAENLHPVQEAFLEHQVLQCGWCMSGQMMQAAALIDANPRITDQELLDGMAGNACRCGSYVRIREAVLDAARKARGDRS, encoded by the coding sequence GTGAAACTGAACATCAACGGCAAGAATTACGAGACCAGCGCAGAGCCCTCCGACATGCTTGTGTGGGTCATCCGCGATGAACTCGGGTTGACCGGAACCAAATTTGGCTGCGGGATCGGGTTTTGTGGATCTTGCACCGTGCATGTGAATGGACAGCCCACCCGCGCCTGCATCACCCCCGTTCAGGCCGTGCAGAATGCCAGAATCCGCACCATTGAAGGTTTGAAAACCGCAGAGAACCTGCATCCTGTGCAGGAGGCTTTTCTGGAACATCAGGTCTTGCAATGCGGTTGGTGCATGAGTGGTCAAATGATGCAAGCCGCTGCATTGATTGATGCCAACCCCAGAATCACCGATCAGGAGCTTTTGGATGGCATGGCTGGAAATGCCTGCCGTTGTGGCAGTTATGTGCGCATCCGTGAAGCCGTGCTGGACGCAGCCCGCAAAGCCAGAGGGGACCGTTCATGA
- a CDS encoding xanthine dehydrogenase family protein molybdopterin-binding subunit, with product MSPRKWKVSRRKFLIGLGVAGGGLALGFYLGKPAMQLAIAEGSENALEAQAKLPKTPDAWFEILPENKIRLYLTKAEMGQGIHTSVAQLAAEELDLQVPDLDLAVSTTQVGPKDSFGTGGSASILTSFKPVREAAATFKVMLLTAASKALGVETSKLEMSPQGVKVKGTDQFASFTDLGAREDTWEIPKGNIPLKNPRDFKVIGKPVERIDLPKKVTGEAIYGYDARLEGMLYGAVLRPPTLEAKLKSVDTSEASRMPGVEKVHTDLEKGFVGVVARTRPQARNAVKAIKAQWDEGKLWQQDEILNMIVPEGKGGVSFQKEGNVANAFKNGKVIQAEYRSPFAIQAALEPQAALADVKKDSVKVWMSIQFPFRVSSAVAKTLGVKEETVEVIPTYLGGGFGSKTHTQVAEEAAILSRAVGKPVHVGWDRAEEMTQGYIRPPTHNKLSAVLEGGKIVAMEHRVGSGVVAFSTLPSFLGAIMGADFGSYSGGKIRYNIPNVHGISYNPVLPVKTGWWRGLGLYANTFAVESFLDELAFEAQTDPLKFRLDHLPATEWGARMRKLLNAVARASQWGKPRAAGRALGLACGTLSETLVAQIAEVSLQDGQVKVHKIWCAMDPGLVVNPDGASAQIQGNIIWGLSSTLKEEVSVKDGKLTADNFGAYAILGAKEAPEVEVILLEDGSQKPRGVGEPPIAPVGAAVGNALFKLTGKRLREVPFTAERLKQAGITV from the coding sequence ATGAGCCCTCGCAAATGGAAGGTTTCACGGCGCAAGTTTCTGATTGGGCTGGGTGTGGCCGGAGGAGGACTGGCGCTCGGGTTTTATCTGGGCAAACCCGCCATGCAACTGGCCATTGCTGAAGGTTCCGAGAATGCCCTCGAAGCACAGGCCAAACTGCCCAAAACCCCGGATGCATGGTTTGAGATCCTGCCAGAGAACAAAATCCGTCTGTACCTGACCAAAGCAGAGATGGGGCAGGGCATCCACACTTCGGTGGCTCAACTGGCTGCAGAAGAGTTGGACTTGCAAGTGCCAGATCTGGATCTGGCGGTCAGCACCACACAGGTGGGTCCCAAAGACAGTTTTGGGACGGGAGGAAGCGCCTCGATTCTGACCTCCTTCAAGCCTGTTCGTGAAGCTGCGGCCACCTTCAAAGTGATGCTTTTGACTGCAGCCAGCAAGGCTCTGGGTGTGGAAACCTCCAAACTGGAAATGTCCCCTCAGGGTGTGAAAGTCAAAGGCACCGATCAATTTGCCTCCTTCACCGACCTTGGGGCCAGAGAAGACACCTGGGAAATTCCCAAAGGCAACATCCCTCTGAAAAACCCCAGAGACTTCAAGGTGATTGGCAAGCCCGTCGAGCGCATTGACTTGCCCAAAAAGGTCACCGGAGAAGCCATCTACGGTTATGATGCCCGTCTGGAAGGCATGCTGTATGGTGCGGTGTTGCGGCCTCCCACTTTGGAGGCCAAACTCAAGTCCGTAGACACCTCAGAAGCCTCCCGCATGCCGGGTGTCGAGAAGGTCCACACCGATCTGGAAAAAGGTTTTGTGGGTGTGGTGGCCAGAACCCGGCCTCAGGCCCGAAATGCGGTGAAGGCCATCAAAGCCCAGTGGGACGAAGGGAAACTCTGGCAGCAAGATGAAATCCTGAACATGATTGTTCCAGAGGGCAAAGGTGGCGTTTCTTTCCAGAAGGAAGGCAATGTGGCCAACGCCTTCAAAAATGGCAAGGTGATTCAGGCCGAGTACCGCTCACCTTTTGCCATTCAGGCTGCCCTTGAACCCCAGGCCGCTCTGGCCGATGTGAAAAAAGACAGTGTGAAGGTGTGGATGTCCATCCAATTTCCATTCCGGGTGTCCAGTGCGGTGGCCAAAACCCTCGGGGTCAAAGAAGAAACCGTGGAAGTGATCCCCACCTACCTTGGCGGGGGATTTGGCAGCAAAACCCACACACAGGTGGCCGAAGAAGCAGCCATCCTTTCCAGAGCTGTTGGCAAACCCGTCCACGTTGGCTGGGACCGTGCTGAGGAAATGACCCAGGGGTACATCCGCCCACCCACCCACAACAAGCTTTCTGCTGTGCTGGAAGGTGGAAAAATTGTGGCCATGGAGCACCGTGTCGGCAGTGGCGTGGTGGCCTTTTCCACCTTGCCGTCTTTCCTCGGGGCCATCATGGGTGCCGATTTTGGGTCGTACTCGGGTGGAAAAATCCGTTACAACATTCCCAATGTGCACGGCATTTCCTACAACCCGGTCTTGCCCGTCAAAACCGGATGGTGGCGTGGCCTCGGGCTGTACGCCAACACGTTTGCAGTGGAAAGTTTTCTGGACGAACTGGCTTTTGAAGCCCAAACCGATCCCCTGAAATTCCGTCTGGACCACCTGCCTGCCACCGAGTGGGGGGCCAGAATGCGCAAACTGCTGAACGCGGTGGCCAGAGCAAGCCAGTGGGGAAAACCCCGTGCTGCTGGGCGTGCTCTGGGTCTGGCCTGTGGCACGTTAAGTGAAACTTTGGTCGCCCAGATTGCCGAAGTGTCCTTGCAGGACGGTCAGGTGAAAGTCCACAAGATCTGGTGTGCCATGGATCCCGGTCTGGTGGTCAATCCAGATGGGGCCTCCGCCCAGATTCAGGGGAACATCATCTGGGGCCTCTCATCCACCCTCAAGGAAGAGGTGTCGGTCAAAGATGGCAAACTGACCGCAGACAACTTCGGGGCTTACGCCATTCTGGGAGCAAAAGAAGCCCCAGAGGTGGAGGTGATCCTGCTGGAAGACGGCAGCCAGAAACCCCGAGGGGTGGGTGAACCTCCGATTGCTCCGGTGGGCGCAGCGGTGGGCAATGCCCTGTTCAAACTGACTGGCAAACGCCTGCGTGAAGTCCCGTTTACAGCAGAGCGCCTGAAGCAGGCAGGCATCACGGTCTAG
- a CDS encoding GNAT family N-acetyltransferase, which produces MLDLTMFEVFPVLYSERLVLRALKEQDRDALFELFSSPAVTRYHGTSTFVDIEQVDDFLYLMHSRYQQKTGIRWAVVLKDTGEMIGTVGINSIVQHRIVIGYDLQERFWGHGYMPEALKAVTDYAFAMGIHRIQAMVIPENHGSVRVLQKLGFQEEGLLRGWYLWEGRYWDMLSFSLLKTDPRP; this is translated from the coding sequence ATGCTCGATTTGACGATGTTTGAAGTGTTTCCCGTGCTGTATTCAGAGCGTCTGGTGTTGCGCGCCCTGAAAGAACAGGACCGGGACGCCCTTTTTGAACTTTTTTCCAGTCCTGCAGTGACCAGATACCACGGAACCAGCACCTTCGTGGACATCGAGCAGGTGGATGATTTTCTGTACCTCATGCACAGCCGTTACCAGCAAAAAACCGGAATACGCTGGGCTGTGGTGCTCAAAGACACCGGAGAAATGATCGGGACGGTGGGCATCAACAGCATCGTGCAGCACCGGATCGTGATTGGCTACGACCTGCAAGAACGGTTCTGGGGCCACGGATACATGCCAGAGGCGCTCAAAGCCGTCACAGATTACGCTTTCGCCATGGGCATTCACCGGATTCAGGCGATGGTGATTCCAGAGAACCACGGCTCGGTGCGCGTGCTGCAAAAACTGGGTTTTCAAGAAGAGGGCCTTCTCAGGGGATGGTACCTCTGGGAAGGCCGTTACTGGGACATGTTGAGTTTTTCCTTGTTGAAGACCGATCCTAGACCGTGA
- a CDS encoding LysR family transcriptional regulator, producing the protein MVETDQLVAFERIVREGSFSKAAFALGISQPTISARIQALEKSLGGPVFTRGRTVHLTERGTSFLPFARRALAVLNDGLNAAKLAASGEQGALRVAALRSLTVHLLARASGVFMERFPEVQCTLFEGDHWMVIEQLHDGVVELGLICYPPLDYGVAEVKPLLRMVEPIVLAVHPDHPLSQQRSWTREDFLAGCPLLLQQRWWQVTPLAINRLNEQARKVADVPMEVGKHLVNSGLAAGFFPKMLIQPELDAGLLVPLELEGLPPMHRETALVQLARRPHISPIARHFMDLVAKVASKLDIEVHREHSTEHARFDDV; encoded by the coding sequence ATGGTGGAAACCGATCAACTGGTGGCCTTTGAACGCATCGTGCGGGAAGGCAGTTTTTCCAAAGCCGCTTTTGCGCTGGGCATTTCACAGCCCACCATCAGTGCCCGGATTCAGGCCCTTGAAAAGTCTCTGGGAGGTCCAGTCTTTACCCGGGGTCGCACCGTCCATCTGACCGAACGGGGGACCAGTTTTCTGCCCTTTGCAAGGCGGGCTCTGGCGGTCCTGAACGATGGTCTGAATGCGGCCAAACTGGCTGCCAGTGGCGAGCAGGGTGCTTTGAGGGTGGCTGCTTTGCGTTCCTTGACCGTCCATTTGCTGGCCAGAGCAAGTGGCGTCTTCATGGAGCGCTTTCCCGAGGTGCAATGCACCCTCTTTGAGGGGGACCACTGGATGGTGATCGAGCAGTTGCACGATGGGGTGGTGGAACTCGGACTGATCTGTTACCCCCCTCTGGATTATGGGGTGGCAGAGGTCAAACCTTTGCTGCGCATGGTGGAACCCATTGTGCTGGCCGTGCATCCTGACCATCCCCTCAGCCAGCAAAGAAGCTGGACCAGAGAAGACTTTCTGGCTGGTTGCCCTTTGCTGCTTCAGCAACGCTGGTGGCAGGTGACCCCTCTGGCCATCAACCGCCTGAACGAACAGGCCCGCAAGGTGGCGGATGTGCCCATGGAGGTGGGGAAGCATCTGGTGAATTCTGGTCTGGCCGCAGGTTTCTTTCCCAAAATGCTGATTCAGCCCGAACTGGACGCGGGTTTGCTGGTGCCTCTGGAGCTGGAAGGCTTGCCTCCGATGCACAGGGAAACCGCTCTGGTGCAACTGGCCCGAAGACCACACATCTCCCCCATTGCGAGGCACTTCATGGATCTGGTGGCGAAAGTGGCCAGCAAACTTGACATTGAGGTGCACAGGGAACACAGTACAGAGCATGCTCGATTTGACGATGTTTGA
- a CDS encoding GNAT family N-acetyltransferase, translated as MHIRNALKSDLLAIVEIYNSTIASRMVTADLEPISIESREAWFEAHGPDTHPLWVMQDGDQIAGWLSYSAFYGRPAYRHTAEVSIYLHPEYRGQGLGRRFLQEAIDRAPEFQFHTLLGFIFSHNQPSLKLFQSFGFSTYGELPNVAVLDGQERSLTILGKRIGEDL; from the coding sequence ATGCACATCCGAAACGCCCTGAAATCCGACCTCCTGGCCATCGTGGAGATTTACAACAGCACCATCGCTTCCAGAATGGTGACCGCAGACCTCGAACCCATCAGCATTGAAAGCCGTGAAGCTTGGTTTGAAGCCCACGGACCCGACACCCACCCCCTCTGGGTGATGCAAGACGGGGACCAGATTGCCGGATGGCTCAGTTATTCCGCGTTTTATGGCCGTCCAGCGTACCGCCATACTGCAGAGGTCAGCATCTACCTGCACCCAGAGTACAGAGGACAAGGACTGGGTCGCAGGTTCTTGCAAGAAGCCATTGACCGGGCACCCGAGTTTCAATTTCACACCCTGCTGGGCTTCATTTTCAGCCACAACCAGCCCAGCCTGAAACTGTTTCAAAGCTTTGGATTTTCCACCTATGGAGAGTTGCCCAACGTTGCTGTGTTGGACGGTCAGGAACGCAGTCTGACCATTCTGGGAAAACGCATTGGGGAGGACCTGTGA
- a CDS encoding GNAT family N-acetyltransferase: protein MIQEFTAEQIRSHFSDFAALLRDAVEGGSSIGFVLPLAETEVQDYWNGVIEAVQSGDKRLLVALDEGAVVGTVQLNLETRTNGNHRAEVAKLIVLTSHRRRGIGKALLDAVEALARRLNRSTLFLDTVLGDQAERLYRFAGYTFVGSIPAYARSTRGVLEANAIYYKLL, encoded by the coding sequence GTGATTCAGGAATTCACTGCAGAACAGATTCGCAGCCATTTTTCGGATTTTGCTGCCCTTCTGAGAGACGCTGTAGAGGGCGGAAGCTCGATTGGTTTTGTGCTTCCCCTCGCTGAAACAGAAGTGCAGGATTACTGGAATGGAGTCATCGAGGCCGTGCAGTCTGGAGACAAACGCCTGCTGGTCGCTCTGGATGAAGGTGCTGTTGTGGGCACCGTGCAACTGAATCTGGAAACCCGCACCAACGGCAACCACCGCGCCGAAGTGGCCAAACTGATTGTGCTCACCTCCCACCGCCGCAGGGGAATTGGCAAAGCGCTGCTGGATGCCGTGGAGGCTCTGGCCAGACGCCTGAACCGCTCCACCCTGTTTCTGGACACCGTGCTCGGGGATCAGGCGGAAAGGCTGTACCGTTTTGCGGGGTATACCTTTGTGGGATCCATTCCGGCTTATGCCAGAAGCACCAGAGGTGTGCTGGAGGCCAACGCGATTTATTACAAGTTGCTGTAG